In Penaeus vannamei isolate JL-2024 chromosome 14, ASM4276789v1, whole genome shotgun sequence, one DNA window encodes the following:
- the LOC113805700 gene encoding Ig-like and fibronectin type-III domain-containing protein 1 isoform X2, producing the protein MGHLETALPRLPLLLVACLLFLQSCAAAAEDKPFIRKTTTAPREFREGEDVLLTCVVTNLGNHTVWWSRNENGERKKILTIADRSITYDNRISVLHDRAGGDVWVLVIKSVQLDDAGVYMCEVNSNPILTSHYVISVKPSNSSEPQEIALRSNHNYTQCCQDNGVMSKCLGFCAIHNILEGTSGIEPEACESYFPAIVRCMADMRNHVPCCEKERVPDLCQDLCRGDYTIQEDNIKKHFSCTAYTEVTLMCISEGVEILPKAPESPSVTVLGPTTMKVQWSPPPSGTPAPEHYIINITTITKFDPPADVTTALASTTGGLDKHDDLNYLPKQRHLKVSANRTEVMVRNLSPLTWYEVSVISQNRHGSSLVPYSLRALTKAQEANKTEIVNPELPDIIGCCNEKGVKHYRCTQNLCDPNTRYITEPDMIVCAPWAAETFSCLANDVDHSDCCLERGLPPLCVELCSGNVTKIDYKYFKCVDYFTDYRSCLMRGYDVLPGPPTAISVTNVKPTFALLHWRPSELHAASISAYHAFFRPIQAGRGCKSDWFMDNIELAYRGVYTDSPPYVLEHLCPETQYEVYVQAVNTYGTSDSSARVLFRTPSLQQEKRLEDNTYNITKCCENVNISPGCMPLCDYNARMTHVRALASICAGEMSSLLRCGVGGRNHRPCCRRRGVPTSCLSVCSGSFTSDRATPALCMPYIGNIMMCLEEGVGVLPGPVTDLHATKVTNGSVTLVWQPPKENVTVGAYQIQYQSVDKHSASKVIFNLNNTINVTNTAVTLTNLTAGKLYNIFVISLNEEGKSLPSSVLTINATDGAHSEGVVVGVPSAPHSLVLDSKTATSLTIVWQPPELAHPTDSFTYKLHFRALGSPDEADIYNTTVTGATARRLEDLTPNTQYVLYVTAMNKFGDSRPSETLLAWTDPAYPAFVETPTVHPINLIVEGGTMTVLCIAMGSPPPTVSLYISGVLIHQDVTRHMVTVVHNVTRDMTEISCYADNGYGTPMQTSRTITISRRPQVTAQATVQVVAGRSVTLECTVDAWPVPSLVWWRDPDGRVPVIHGGNYAINKIDDFKGEGTYLMQLTIRSFNQSEGDSYYCHASNAFGTFTQTIKLEMAKPLNIQIEVSECCRVSNVSDTCMDACSFDELDFDRVMNREECIPDFGKLMKCAADGSDHRSCCSQKGVPTQCLDWCRGEPVARSHLCQLQWAPLIFACFNEGQDELPGPPLHVQIVSDSESTARVTWEPPVKNPDTVELYRVFWRPLGQRAARKNDTSQTDITIAGLSEGTTYEIAVKAGNHKGTSILTPTLTFTHRVQYVTSASTHGSSVAVAVGVVIAVVLLCVCVVVGIWARKNKLLFTKSASNGGISFENPSYIREQNGDTVQIAETPSGSLNGNITSGMNGGVNGGVNGGVNGGMNGGISPTDVSGGVWNTHNVTSSTPGFEDDLPSNGGYRRFNS; encoded by the exons CAGGTGGTGACGTGTGGGTTTTGGTGATCAAGTCAGTTCAGCTGGATGACGCAGGAGTGTACATGTGCGAGGTTAACTCCAACCCCATTCTGACCTCGCATTACGTCATATCCG TTAAGCCGAGCAACTCCTCGGAGCCGCAGGAAATCGCACTCCGGTCCAACCACAACTACACCCAGTGCTGCCAAGACAACGGGGTGATGTCCAAGTGCCTTGGCTTCTGTGCCATCCACAACATCCTGGAAGGCACCAGCGGCATAGAGCCCGAAGCGTGCGAGAGTTACTTCCCAGCTATCGTTCGCTGCATGGCAG ATATGCGTAACCACGTGCCGTGCTGCGAGAAGGAGCGCGTGCCCGACCTGTGCCAGGACCTCTGCCGGGGAGACTACACTATCCAGGAAGACAATATCAAGAAGCACTTTTCTTGCACTGCTTACACGGAGGTCACGCTCATGTGCATTTCAGAAGGTGTAG AAATCCTACCAAAGGCCCCGGAATCGCCCAGCGTGACCGTGCTCGGACCCACCACGATGAAGGTGCAGTGGAGCCCCCCTCCCTCCGGCACCCCGGCGCCAGAGCactacatcatcaacatcaccaccatcacgaa GTTCGACCCCCCCGCTGACGTCACCACCGCCCTGGCCTCGACCACCGGCGGCCTCGACAAACACGATGACCTCAATTATCTCCCTAAACAGAGGCATCTGAAG GTCTCCGCCAACCGCACCGAGGTCATGGTGAGGAACCTGTCCCCGCTGACCTGGTACGAGGTGTCCGTCATCTCCCAGAACCGCCACGGGTCCTCGCTCGTGCCCTACAGCCTGCGCGCCCTCACCAAAGCTCAGGAAGCGAACAAGACAGAGATCGTTAACCCCGAATTGCCCGATATCATTGGATGTTGCAATGAGAAAGGAGTCAAGCATTACAG ATGTACACAGAACCTGTGTGACCCGAACACCCGTTACATCACCGAACCCGACATGATTGTGTGCGCGCCGTGGGCTGCCGAGACCTTCTCCTGCCTCGCCAACGACGTCGACCACTCCGACTGCTGCTTGGAGAGGGGGCTGCCTCCCCTCTGCGTCGAACTCTGCTCAGGAAATGTCACGAAGATCGACTACAAGTATTTCAA GTGCGTCGACTACTTCACGGACTACCGCAGCTGCCTCATGCGGGGCTACGACGTGCTCCCCGGCCCGCCCACGGCCATCAGCGTCACCAACGTCAAGCCGACCTTCGCTCTGCTCCACTGGAGGCCGTCGGAGCTCCACGCCGCCTCCATCAGCGCCTACCACGCGTTCTTCCGGCCCATCCAGGCGGGCCGCGGCTGCAAGAGCGACTG GTTCATGGATAACATAGAGCTGGCCTACCGAGGCGTCTACACGGACAGTCCCCCGTACGTGCTGGAACACCTTTGTCCAGAGACCCAGTACGAGGTGTACGTGCAGGCAGTCAACACGTACGGCACGAGCGACTCGTCCGCGCGAGTGCTGTTCCGGACGCCGTCGCTGCAGCAGGAGAAGCGGCTGGAGGACAACACCTACAACATCACCAAGTGTTGCGAGAACGTCAACATCAGCCCCGGGTGCATGCCGCTCTGCGACTACAACGCCCGCATGACGCACGTGCGCGCCCTCGCCTCCATCTGCGCCGGCGAGATGAGCAGCCTCCTGCGCTGCGGAGTCGGCGGCCGCAACCACCGGCCCTGCTGCAGGCGGCGCGGCGTCCCCACCTCCTGCCTCAGCGTGTGCTCCGGTTCCTTTACCTCCGACCGCGCCACGCCCGCGCTCTGCATGCCCTACATCGGCAACATCATGATGTGCCTCGAGGAAG GCGTGGGTGTCCTGCCCGGCCCCGTGACGGACCTACACGCTACCAAGGTGACGAACGGCTCTGTCACCCTGGTGTGGCAGCCTCCCAAAGAGAACGTGACGGTCGGCGCCTACCAGATCCAGTACCAGAGTGTGGACAAGCACTCTGCCTCCAAGGTCATCTTTAACCTGAATAAC ACAATCAACGTGACCAACACAGCAGTAACACTGACCAACCTCACGGCTGGCAAACTCTACAACATCTTCGTGATCTCGCTGAATGAGGAGGGGAAGTCGCTGCCCTCGTCCGTGCTCACCATCAACGCCACCGACGGCGCGCATTCGGAGGGCGTCGTGGTGGGCGTCCCGTCGGCGCCGCACAGCCTCGTGCTCGACAGCAAGACGGCCACTTCGCTCACGATCGTCTGGCAGCCGCCGGAGCTCGCGCATCCCACGGACAGCTTCAC GTACAAGTTGCATTTCCGTGCCCTGGGTTCTCCTGACGAAGCCGACATCTACAATACAACGGTGACGGGCGCGACTGCCAGACGCCTCGAGGACCTCACACCCAACACGCAGTACGTCCTTTACGTCACAGCCATGAACAAATTCGGGGACAGTAGGCCTTCCGAGACGCTCCTGGCCTGGACGGACCCGGCGTATCCTGCCTTCGTAGAG ACTCCGACCGTTCATCCTATCAACCTGATCGTGGAAGGCGGCACCATGACTGTCTTGTGCATTGCCATgggttctcctcctcccaccgtgTCCCTCTATATCTCCGGGGTATTAATTCACCAG GATGTGACGCGCCACATGGTGACTGTGGTGCACAATGTGACGCGCGACATGACAGAGATCTCTTGTTACGCCGACAATGGCTACGGGACTCCGATGCAGACATCCAGAACCATCACGATCTCAC GTCGTCCCCAAGTGACAGCCCAGGCGACGGTGCAGGTTGTCGCAGGTCGTTCAGTCACATTAGAGTGCACGGTGGATGCTTGGCCTGTGCCCTCACTCGTGTGGTGGAGAGATCCTGACGGGAGGGTGCCTGTCATCCACGGTGGAAACTACGCAATTAACAAAATAGACGACTTTAag GGCGAGGGCACGTACCTCATGCAGCTCACCATCCGATCCTTCAACCAGTCCGAGGGAGACAGCTATTACTGCCACGCCAGCAACGCTTTCGGCACCTTCACGCAGACCATTAAG CTCGAAATGGCGAAACCCCTCAATATTCAGATTGAAGTGTCCGAGTGCTGTCGGGTGAGCAATGTGTCCGACACCTGCATGGACGCCTGTTCCTTCGACGAGCTTGACTTCGACCGCGTCATGAACCGAGAGGAGTGCATCCCCGACTTCGGGAAACTCATGAAATGTGCCGCAG ACGGCTCCGACCATCGCAGCTGCTGCAGCCAGAAGGGCGTCCCGACGCAGTGCCTGGATTGGTGTCGCGGCGAGCCCGTTGCCAGGAGTCACCTGTGCCAGCTGCAGTGGGCGCCCCTCATCTTCGCCTGCTTTAATGAAGGACAAG acGAACTGCCCGGCCCGCCGCTGCACGTCCAGATCGTGAGCGACTCCGAATCCACGGCCAGAGTCACTTGGGAACCGCCTGTCAAAAACCCGGATACCGTTGAATTATATAG GGTGTTCTGGCGGCCACTTGGACAACGAGCCGCGCGCAAGAACGACACCTCGCAGACGGACATCACGATCGCGGGGTTGAGCGAGGGCACGACCTACGAGATCGCAGTCAAGGCCGGCAACCACAAGGGCACGTCCATTCTCACGCcgaccctcaccttcacccaccGAGTGCAATACGTCACCTCCGCCTCGACTCACG GGTCGAGCGTGGCCGTGGCGGTGGGCGTCGTGATCGCGGTGGTGctgctgtgcgtgtgcgtggtcgtgGGCATCTGGGCGCGCAAGAACAAGCTCCTCTTCACCAAGTCCGCGTCCAACGGGGGGATCTCCTTCGAAAACCCATCTTATATTCGGGAGCAAAATGGAGACACGGTGCAG ATCGCCGAGACCCCCAGCGGCAGCCTGAACGGCAACATTACCTCTGGGATGAACGGCGGCGTGAACGGTGGCGTGAACGGTGGCGTGAACGGCGGCATGAACGGCGGCATCTCCCCCACTGACGTTTCAGGCGGCGTTTGGAACACCCATAACGTGACGTCATCGACCCCCGGCTTCGAGGACGACCTGCCGAGTAACGGAGGCTACCGGAGGTTTAATAGCTAG
- the LOC113805700 gene encoding Ig-like and fibronectin type-III domain-containing protein 1 isoform X1, which translates to MGHLETALPRLPLLLVACLLFLQSCAAAAEDKPFIRKTTTAPREFREGEDVLLTCVVTNLGNHTVWWSRNENGERKKILTIADRSITYDNRISVLHDRAPTYNSSIFTQGGDVWVLVIKSVQLDDAGVYMCEVNSNPILTSHYVISVKPSNSSEPQEIALRSNHNYTQCCQDNGVMSKCLGFCAIHNILEGTSGIEPEACESYFPAIVRCMADMRNHVPCCEKERVPDLCQDLCRGDYTIQEDNIKKHFSCTAYTEVTLMCISEGVEILPKAPESPSVTVLGPTTMKVQWSPPPSGTPAPEHYIINITTITKFDPPADVTTALASTTGGLDKHDDLNYLPKQRHLKVSANRTEVMVRNLSPLTWYEVSVISQNRHGSSLVPYSLRALTKAQEANKTEIVNPELPDIIGCCNEKGVKHYRCTQNLCDPNTRYITEPDMIVCAPWAAETFSCLANDVDHSDCCLERGLPPLCVELCSGNVTKIDYKYFKCVDYFTDYRSCLMRGYDVLPGPPTAISVTNVKPTFALLHWRPSELHAASISAYHAFFRPIQAGRGCKSDWFMDNIELAYRGVYTDSPPYVLEHLCPETQYEVYVQAVNTYGTSDSSARVLFRTPSLQQEKRLEDNTYNITKCCENVNISPGCMPLCDYNARMTHVRALASICAGEMSSLLRCGVGGRNHRPCCRRRGVPTSCLSVCSGSFTSDRATPALCMPYIGNIMMCLEEGVGVLPGPVTDLHATKVTNGSVTLVWQPPKENVTVGAYQIQYQSVDKHSASKVIFNLNNTINVTNTAVTLTNLTAGKLYNIFVISLNEEGKSLPSSVLTINATDGAHSEGVVVGVPSAPHSLVLDSKTATSLTIVWQPPELAHPTDSFTYKLHFRALGSPDEADIYNTTVTGATARRLEDLTPNTQYVLYVTAMNKFGDSRPSETLLAWTDPAYPAFVETPTVHPINLIVEGGTMTVLCIAMGSPPPTVSLYISGVLIHQDVTRHMVTVVHNVTRDMTEISCYADNGYGTPMQTSRTITISRRPQVTAQATVQVVAGRSVTLECTVDAWPVPSLVWWRDPDGRVPVIHGGNYAINKIDDFKGEGTYLMQLTIRSFNQSEGDSYYCHASNAFGTFTQTIKLEMAKPLNIQIEVSECCRVSNVSDTCMDACSFDELDFDRVMNREECIPDFGKLMKCAADGSDHRSCCSQKGVPTQCLDWCRGEPVARSHLCQLQWAPLIFACFNEGQDELPGPPLHVQIVSDSESTARVTWEPPVKNPDTVELYRVFWRPLGQRAARKNDTSQTDITIAGLSEGTTYEIAVKAGNHKGTSILTPTLTFTHRVQYVTSASTHGSSVAVAVGVVIAVVLLCVCVVVGIWARKNKLLFTKSASNGGISFENPSYIREQNGDTVQIAETPSGSLNGNITSGMNGGVNGGVNGGVNGGMNGGISPTDVSGGVWNTHNVTSSTPGFEDDLPSNGGYRRFNS; encoded by the exons GTGGTGACGTGTGGGTTTTGGTGATCAAGTCAGTTCAGCTGGATGACGCAGGAGTGTACATGTGCGAGGTTAACTCCAACCCCATTCTGACCTCGCATTACGTCATATCCG TTAAGCCGAGCAACTCCTCGGAGCCGCAGGAAATCGCACTCCGGTCCAACCACAACTACACCCAGTGCTGCCAAGACAACGGGGTGATGTCCAAGTGCCTTGGCTTCTGTGCCATCCACAACATCCTGGAAGGCACCAGCGGCATAGAGCCCGAAGCGTGCGAGAGTTACTTCCCAGCTATCGTTCGCTGCATGGCAG ATATGCGTAACCACGTGCCGTGCTGCGAGAAGGAGCGCGTGCCCGACCTGTGCCAGGACCTCTGCCGGGGAGACTACACTATCCAGGAAGACAATATCAAGAAGCACTTTTCTTGCACTGCTTACACGGAGGTCACGCTCATGTGCATTTCAGAAGGTGTAG AAATCCTACCAAAGGCCCCGGAATCGCCCAGCGTGACCGTGCTCGGACCCACCACGATGAAGGTGCAGTGGAGCCCCCCTCCCTCCGGCACCCCGGCGCCAGAGCactacatcatcaacatcaccaccatcacgaa GTTCGACCCCCCCGCTGACGTCACCACCGCCCTGGCCTCGACCACCGGCGGCCTCGACAAACACGATGACCTCAATTATCTCCCTAAACAGAGGCATCTGAAG GTCTCCGCCAACCGCACCGAGGTCATGGTGAGGAACCTGTCCCCGCTGACCTGGTACGAGGTGTCCGTCATCTCCCAGAACCGCCACGGGTCCTCGCTCGTGCCCTACAGCCTGCGCGCCCTCACCAAAGCTCAGGAAGCGAACAAGACAGAGATCGTTAACCCCGAATTGCCCGATATCATTGGATGTTGCAATGAGAAAGGAGTCAAGCATTACAG ATGTACACAGAACCTGTGTGACCCGAACACCCGTTACATCACCGAACCCGACATGATTGTGTGCGCGCCGTGGGCTGCCGAGACCTTCTCCTGCCTCGCCAACGACGTCGACCACTCCGACTGCTGCTTGGAGAGGGGGCTGCCTCCCCTCTGCGTCGAACTCTGCTCAGGAAATGTCACGAAGATCGACTACAAGTATTTCAA GTGCGTCGACTACTTCACGGACTACCGCAGCTGCCTCATGCGGGGCTACGACGTGCTCCCCGGCCCGCCCACGGCCATCAGCGTCACCAACGTCAAGCCGACCTTCGCTCTGCTCCACTGGAGGCCGTCGGAGCTCCACGCCGCCTCCATCAGCGCCTACCACGCGTTCTTCCGGCCCATCCAGGCGGGCCGCGGCTGCAAGAGCGACTG GTTCATGGATAACATAGAGCTGGCCTACCGAGGCGTCTACACGGACAGTCCCCCGTACGTGCTGGAACACCTTTGTCCAGAGACCCAGTACGAGGTGTACGTGCAGGCAGTCAACACGTACGGCACGAGCGACTCGTCCGCGCGAGTGCTGTTCCGGACGCCGTCGCTGCAGCAGGAGAAGCGGCTGGAGGACAACACCTACAACATCACCAAGTGTTGCGAGAACGTCAACATCAGCCCCGGGTGCATGCCGCTCTGCGACTACAACGCCCGCATGACGCACGTGCGCGCCCTCGCCTCCATCTGCGCCGGCGAGATGAGCAGCCTCCTGCGCTGCGGAGTCGGCGGCCGCAACCACCGGCCCTGCTGCAGGCGGCGCGGCGTCCCCACCTCCTGCCTCAGCGTGTGCTCCGGTTCCTTTACCTCCGACCGCGCCACGCCCGCGCTCTGCATGCCCTACATCGGCAACATCATGATGTGCCTCGAGGAAG GCGTGGGTGTCCTGCCCGGCCCCGTGACGGACCTACACGCTACCAAGGTGACGAACGGCTCTGTCACCCTGGTGTGGCAGCCTCCCAAAGAGAACGTGACGGTCGGCGCCTACCAGATCCAGTACCAGAGTGTGGACAAGCACTCTGCCTCCAAGGTCATCTTTAACCTGAATAAC ACAATCAACGTGACCAACACAGCAGTAACACTGACCAACCTCACGGCTGGCAAACTCTACAACATCTTCGTGATCTCGCTGAATGAGGAGGGGAAGTCGCTGCCCTCGTCCGTGCTCACCATCAACGCCACCGACGGCGCGCATTCGGAGGGCGTCGTGGTGGGCGTCCCGTCGGCGCCGCACAGCCTCGTGCTCGACAGCAAGACGGCCACTTCGCTCACGATCGTCTGGCAGCCGCCGGAGCTCGCGCATCCCACGGACAGCTTCAC GTACAAGTTGCATTTCCGTGCCCTGGGTTCTCCTGACGAAGCCGACATCTACAATACAACGGTGACGGGCGCGACTGCCAGACGCCTCGAGGACCTCACACCCAACACGCAGTACGTCCTTTACGTCACAGCCATGAACAAATTCGGGGACAGTAGGCCTTCCGAGACGCTCCTGGCCTGGACGGACCCGGCGTATCCTGCCTTCGTAGAG ACTCCGACCGTTCATCCTATCAACCTGATCGTGGAAGGCGGCACCATGACTGTCTTGTGCATTGCCATgggttctcctcctcccaccgtgTCCCTCTATATCTCCGGGGTATTAATTCACCAG GATGTGACGCGCCACATGGTGACTGTGGTGCACAATGTGACGCGCGACATGACAGAGATCTCTTGTTACGCCGACAATGGCTACGGGACTCCGATGCAGACATCCAGAACCATCACGATCTCAC GTCGTCCCCAAGTGACAGCCCAGGCGACGGTGCAGGTTGTCGCAGGTCGTTCAGTCACATTAGAGTGCACGGTGGATGCTTGGCCTGTGCCCTCACTCGTGTGGTGGAGAGATCCTGACGGGAGGGTGCCTGTCATCCACGGTGGAAACTACGCAATTAACAAAATAGACGACTTTAag GGCGAGGGCACGTACCTCATGCAGCTCACCATCCGATCCTTCAACCAGTCCGAGGGAGACAGCTATTACTGCCACGCCAGCAACGCTTTCGGCACCTTCACGCAGACCATTAAG CTCGAAATGGCGAAACCCCTCAATATTCAGATTGAAGTGTCCGAGTGCTGTCGGGTGAGCAATGTGTCCGACACCTGCATGGACGCCTGTTCCTTCGACGAGCTTGACTTCGACCGCGTCATGAACCGAGAGGAGTGCATCCCCGACTTCGGGAAACTCATGAAATGTGCCGCAG ACGGCTCCGACCATCGCAGCTGCTGCAGCCAGAAGGGCGTCCCGACGCAGTGCCTGGATTGGTGTCGCGGCGAGCCCGTTGCCAGGAGTCACCTGTGCCAGCTGCAGTGGGCGCCCCTCATCTTCGCCTGCTTTAATGAAGGACAAG acGAACTGCCCGGCCCGCCGCTGCACGTCCAGATCGTGAGCGACTCCGAATCCACGGCCAGAGTCACTTGGGAACCGCCTGTCAAAAACCCGGATACCGTTGAATTATATAG GGTGTTCTGGCGGCCACTTGGACAACGAGCCGCGCGCAAGAACGACACCTCGCAGACGGACATCACGATCGCGGGGTTGAGCGAGGGCACGACCTACGAGATCGCAGTCAAGGCCGGCAACCACAAGGGCACGTCCATTCTCACGCcgaccctcaccttcacccaccGAGTGCAATACGTCACCTCCGCCTCGACTCACG GGTCGAGCGTGGCCGTGGCGGTGGGCGTCGTGATCGCGGTGGTGctgctgtgcgtgtgcgtggtcgtgGGCATCTGGGCGCGCAAGAACAAGCTCCTCTTCACCAAGTCCGCGTCCAACGGGGGGATCTCCTTCGAAAACCCATCTTATATTCGGGAGCAAAATGGAGACACGGTGCAG ATCGCCGAGACCCCCAGCGGCAGCCTGAACGGCAACATTACCTCTGGGATGAACGGCGGCGTGAACGGTGGCGTGAACGGTGGCGTGAACGGCGGCATGAACGGCGGCATCTCCCCCACTGACGTTTCAGGCGGCGTTTGGAACACCCATAACGTGACGTCATCGACCCCCGGCTTCGAGGACGACCTGCCGAGTAACGGAGGCTACCGGAGGTTTAATAGCTAG